In Flavobacterium enshiense, the genomic stretch AGGAGTTAGCGCTGATAGTCAGAAGGCTCAGGGGAAATTTAAGAATAAATTCGATTTTCCATTTCCGCTTTTGGCTGATGAAGATAAAAAAGTAATTGAAGCATTTGGGGTTTGGGGGCCAAAGAAATTTATGGGAAGAGAGTTTGACGGCATTCACCGAACTACATTTATTATTGATGAAAACGGAATAATAGAAGATGTTATTTCAAATGTTAAAACTAAGGCGCATACTGCTCAGATTTTAGGTTAATCAAATTGCATCATATAAAAAAGAGGAAGTAAATATGCTTCCTCTTTTCTTTTTTTATTTTGTTGTGTTTTCTTCTAAAATGGTTTCTTCG encodes the following:
- the bcp gene encoding thioredoxin-dependent thiol peroxidase, which encodes MTTLKKGDKAPNFSGLDQDGISHSLADYTGKKLVVFFYPRANTPGCIAEACDLRDNYDRFISNNYVLLGVSADSQKAQGKFKNKFDFPFPLLADEDKKVIEAFGVWGPKKFMGREFDGIHRTTFIIDENGIIEDVISNVKTKAHTAQILG